One region of Streptomyces capillispiralis genomic DNA includes:
- a CDS encoding Imm10 family immunity protein: MTDLSPHRSPYWEITTLVVGEEVPDITYSVFVGDGDDAVANGYYFDLQRFLEEQPDEQNMRNGTDSYCVVNESGGVHYGGLEEVSLSPGLLTLRFDDEAIEALGLPSRVIPLGVAAEVDLDALRAGLHRVLTYGNPRRHPRLNLG, encoded by the coding sequence ATGACCGACCTCTCCCCCCACCGGTCCCCCTACTGGGAGATAACGACACTGGTGGTCGGAGAAGAAGTCCCGGACATCACCTACTCCGTCTTCGTCGGTGATGGAGACGACGCGGTGGCTAACGGGTACTACTTCGACCTTCAGCGTTTCCTTGAGGAGCAGCCGGACGAGCAGAACATGAGAAACGGCACGGACAGCTACTGCGTGGTGAACGAGAGCGGGGGCGTTCACTACGGTGGCCTGGAAGAGGTGTCCTTGTCGCCCGGTCTCCTGACCCTGCGTTTCGACGACGAGGCCATTGAGGCGCTGGGCCTGCCCTCCCGCGTCATTCCGTTGGGGGTCGCCGCAGAAGTCGACCTCGACGCGTTGCGGGCGGGCCTCCACCGCGTCCTCACCTACGGGAATCCTCGAAGACATCCGAGGCTGAATCTGGGATGA
- the pepN gene encoding aminopeptidase N, whose product MPGTNLTREEAQQRAQLLTVDSYEIELDLSGAQEGGTYRSVTTVRFDVAEDGDGAESFIDLVAPAVHEVTLNGDTLDPAEVFADSRIALAGLLKGRNILRVVADCAYTNTGEGLHRFVDPVDDQAYLYTQFEVPDARRVFASFEQPDLKATFQFTVKAPEGWTVISNSPTPEPRDNVWVFEPTPRISSYITALIVGPYHSVHSVYEKDGQSVPLGIYCRPSLAEYLDADAIFAVTRQGFEWFQEKFDYAYPFEKYDQLFVPEFNAGAMENAGAVTIRDQYVFRSKVTDAAYEVRAETILHELAHMWFGDLVTMEWWNDLWLNESFATYTSIACQAAAPGSRWPHSWTTFANSMKTWAYRQDQLPSTHPIMADIRDLDDVLVNFDGITYAKGASVLKQLVAYVGEDEFFRGVQAYFKRHAYGNTRLSDLLGALEETSGRDLKTWSKQWLETAGINVLRPEIETDADGVITSFAIRQEAPALPAGAKGEPTLRPHRIAVGAYDLGADGKLVRGERVELDVDGELTPVPQLVGKRRPAVVLLNDDDLSYAKVRLDEQSLAVVTEHLGDFAESLPRALCWASAWDMTRDAELAARDYLSLVLSGIGKESDIGVVQSLHRQVKLAIDLYADPAARETLLARWTDATLAHLRSAAPASDHQLAWARAFAATARTPEQLDLLEALLAGTQTVEGLAVDTELRWSFVQRLAAVGRFDEAEITAEYERDKTAAGERHAATARAARPTEEAKAEAWSSVVDSDKLPNAVQEAVIAGFVQTDQRELLAPYTDRYFEVLADVWESRSHEMAQQIAVGLYPTVQVSGETLDKTDAWLTSAQPNAALRRLVSESRAGVERALRAQAADAAAGAAR is encoded by the coding sequence GTGCCTGGCACAAACCTGACTCGCGAAGAGGCGCAGCAGCGGGCACAGCTGCTGACCGTTGACTCGTACGAGATCGAACTCGATCTCTCCGGAGCACAGGAGGGCGGCACCTACCGGTCCGTGACCACGGTGCGCTTCGACGTCGCGGAGGACGGTGACGGCGCGGAGTCCTTCATCGACCTGGTGGCCCCGGCCGTGCACGAGGTGACGCTCAACGGGGACACCCTCGACCCCGCCGAGGTCTTCGCGGACTCCCGCATCGCCCTCGCCGGCCTGCTGAAGGGCCGCAACATCCTCCGGGTGGTGGCCGACTGCGCCTACACCAACACGGGTGAGGGCCTGCACCGTTTCGTCGACCCGGTCGACGACCAGGCGTACCTCTACACCCAGTTCGAGGTGCCGGACGCCCGCCGGGTGTTCGCGTCCTTCGAGCAGCCCGACCTGAAGGCGACCTTCCAGTTCACCGTGAAGGCGCCCGAGGGCTGGACCGTCATCTCCAACTCGCCCACGCCCGAGCCGCGGGACAACGTCTGGGTCTTCGAGCCGACCCCGCGCATCTCGTCGTACATCACGGCGCTGATCGTCGGCCCGTACCACTCCGTGCACAGCGTGTACGAGAAGGACGGCCAGTCCGTCCCGCTCGGCATCTACTGCCGCCCCTCGCTCGCCGAGTACCTCGACGCGGACGCGATCTTCGCCGTGACCCGGCAGGGCTTCGAGTGGTTCCAGGAGAAGTTCGACTACGCGTACCCGTTCGAGAAGTACGACCAGCTGTTCGTGCCGGAGTTCAACGCGGGCGCGATGGAGAACGCGGGCGCGGTGACCATCCGCGACCAGTACGTCTTCCGGTCCAAGGTGACGGACGCGGCGTACGAGGTGCGCGCGGAGACCATCCTGCACGAGCTGGCCCACATGTGGTTCGGCGACCTGGTCACCATGGAGTGGTGGAACGACCTGTGGCTGAACGAGTCGTTCGCCACCTACACCTCCATCGCCTGCCAGGCCGCCGCGCCCGGCTCGCGCTGGCCGCACTCGTGGACGACGTTCGCGAACTCCATGAAGACCTGGGCCTACCGCCAGGACCAGCTGCCCTCCACGCACCCGATCATGGCGGACATCCGCGACCTGGACGACGTGCTGGTCAACTTCGACGGCATCACGTACGCCAAGGGCGCCTCCGTGCTGAAGCAGCTCGTCGCGTACGTCGGTGAGGACGAGTTCTTCCGGGGCGTGCAGGCGTACTTCAAGCGCCACGCGTACGGCAACACGCGGCTGTCGGACCTGCTGGGCGCGCTGGAGGAGACCTCCGGGCGCGATCTGAAGACCTGGTCGAAGCAGTGGCTGGAGACGGCCGGCATCAATGTGCTGCGCCCGGAGATCGAGACGGACGCGGACGGTGTGATCACCTCCTTCGCCATCCGCCAGGAGGCCCCGGCGCTCCCGGCCGGCGCGAAGGGCGAGCCGACGCTGCGCCCGCACCGCATCGCGGTCGGCGCCTACGACCTCGGCGCGGACGGCAAGCTGGTGCGCGGTGAGCGCGTCGAGCTGGACGTCGACGGCGAGCTGACGCCCGTACCGCAGCTGGTCGGCAAGCGCCGTCCGGCGGTGGTGCTGCTGAACGACGACGACCTGTCGTACGCCAAGGTCCGCCTGGACGAGCAGTCGCTCGCCGTCGTCACCGAGCACCTGGGCGACTTCGCGGAGTCCCTCCCGCGCGCCCTGTGCTGGGCGTCCGCCTGGGACATGACCCGGGACGCGGAACTCGCCGCCCGCGACTACCTCTCCCTGGTCCTGTCCGGCATCGGCAAGGAGTCCGACATCGGTGTCGTGCAGTCGCTGCACCGGCAGGTGAAGCTGGCGATCGACCTGTACGCCGACCCCGCCGCCCGCGAGACCCTGCTGGCCCGCTGGACCGACGCCACGCTGGCCCACCTGCGGTCCGCCGCGCCGGCCAGTGACCACCAGCTGGCCTGGGCGCGGGCGTTCGCGGCGACGGCCCGTACGCCGGAGCAGCTGGACCTGCTGGAGGCCCTGCTGGCCGGTACCCAAACCGTCGAGGGGCTGGCCGTGGACACGGAGCTGCGCTGGTCGTTCGTGCAGCGGCTGGCCGCGGTGGGCCGGTTCGACGAGGCGGAGATCACCGCCGAGTACGAGCGGGACAAGACGGCGGCCGGTGAGCGCCACGCCGCGACGGCCCGGGCGGCCCGCCCGACCGAGGAGGCCAAGGCGGAGGCGTGGTCCTCGGTCGTGGACTCCGACAAGCTGCCCAACGCGGTGCAGGAGGCGGTCATCGCCGGCTTCGTCCAGACCGATCAGCGCGAGCTGCTGGCGCCGTACACGGACCGGTACTTCGAGGTGCTGGCGGACGTCTGGGAGTCCCGTTCGCACGAGATGGCCCAGCAGATCGCGGTCGGCCTCTACCCGACGGTCCAGGTCTCCGGCGAGACCCTGGACAAGACGGACGCCTGGCTGACCTCCGCCCAGCCGAACGCGGCCCTGCGCCGCCTGGTGTCGGAGTCCCGCGCGGGCGTGGAACGCGCCCTGCGCGCACAGGCGGCGGACGCGGCGGCGGGGGCCGCCCGGTAA